The following proteins are encoded in a genomic region of Cygnus olor isolate bCygOlo1 chromosome 11, bCygOlo1.pri.v2, whole genome shotgun sequence:
- the LOC121076197 gene encoding olfactory receptor 5V1-like, translating to MANQTSASEFVLLELTSDPRLQSLFFFVFSIIYFITLFGNMLIMVVISTDSHLHCPMYFFLFHLAFIDICYATTTVPKMLVNFLVKQKSIGYGACITQMSLILLSAGSEIFMLSAMAYDRYVAVCNPLHYQEAMNKHFCSQLVGSAWAMGFLHSIINTLPMLNVQFCNYTEIKHFSCELPPLLSAACCRTSLNKIVLLSSVVIFGSSSFLLTLTSYIYIISTVLKIQSAKGRQKAFSTCSSHLIIVVLLYTTALFQYTKSSSSSSLILDQLFSIQYSILTPMLNPIIYSLKNNDMKTALGRMLGKMKISQSL from the coding sequence ATGGCAAACCAAACAAGTGCAAGTGAGTTTGTTCTATTGGAACTTACAAGTGACCCACGTCTTCAAAGCCtcttcttctttgtcttttccattatttattttattactctttttGGAAATATGTTGATCATGGTTGTAATAAGTACTGATTCCCACCTTCACTGCCCTATgtacttcttcctttttcacttaGCCTTCATAGACATCTGTTATGCCACCACCACTGTTCCTAAGATGCTGGTGAATTTCCTAGTGAAGCAGAAAAGCATTGGATATGGTGCCTGTATTACACAGATGTCCCTTATCCTTCTTTCAGCTGGTAGTGAAATTTTCATGCTCTCAGCAATGGCATATGACCGATATGTTGCTGTCTGTAACCCACTGCACTACCAAGAGGCGatgaacaaacatttctgtagcCAGCTGGTGGGGAGTGCATGGGCAATGGGATTTTTACATTCCATTATAAACACACTGCCAATGTTAAATGTACAATTCTGCAACTACACAGAAATTAAGCATTTCAGCTGTGAGTTgccccctctcctctctgcagcatGCTGTAGAACCTCCCTcaataaaattgttcttttgtcttctgtggtGATCTTTGGGTCAAGCTCCTTCCTGCTCACCCTCACCTCCTATATCTATATCATCTCTACTGTCCTGAAGATACAGTCTGcaaagggaaggcagaaagcatTCTCCACTTGCAGCTCCCACCTCATCATAGTGGTTTTGCTATACACAACTGCTCTGTTTCAGTACACAAAATCCAGCTCGAGTTCTTCACTCATTCTAGATCAACTGTTTTCCATCCAGTACAGCATTTTAACTCCCATGTTAAATCCCATAATCTACAGcctgaaaaataatgatatgAAAACAGCTTTGGGCAGGATGctagggaaaatgaaaatttcacaaTCACTGTAA